A window from Rhizosphaericola mali encodes these proteins:
- the radA gene encoding DNA repair protein RadA has protein sequence MAKAKTVFFCSHCGYESVKWLGKCPACNEWNTFIEEVVDTGNAKDKNEWTQYNIKNNSTETTKNSKSQLLKDIQGGEEYRILTTDPELNRVLGGGIVAGSIILVAGEPGIGKSTLFLQNVLKLNQIKSLYISGEESASQIKMRADRLSIKNDNFYLLTETSTQAIFKEIKNIQPNLVIVDSIQTMESNLLEASPGSISQIRETAAEFQRFAKETGTPVFLIGHITKEGSIAGPKILEHMVDVVLQFEGDRHYSYRILRTFKNRFGNTSELGIYEMSGAGMRAVTNPSEILITEKDEPLSGSAITASMEGQRPLLVEVQALVTPSVYGTPQRTVSGFDLRRLQLLLAVLEKRGGFQYGSKDVFVNIAGGMKVEDPSIDLAVICALLSSYEDVPIPSSICFAGEVGLNGEIRAVNRIEQRISEAEKLGFEKIIVSKYNRKSFNIKKFSIEIIMLGKVEEVYKYFF, from the coding sequence ATGGCAAAAGCGAAAACCGTATTTTTTTGTTCTCATTGTGGTTATGAAAGTGTGAAATGGCTGGGAAAATGTCCAGCTTGTAACGAATGGAATACATTTATCGAAGAAGTAGTTGATACAGGAAATGCAAAAGATAAAAATGAATGGACGCAGTACAACATAAAAAATAATAGCACAGAAACTACGAAAAATTCGAAATCTCAACTATTAAAAGATATTCAAGGAGGAGAAGAATATCGAATACTGACTACTGATCCGGAACTTAATCGCGTATTAGGTGGTGGTATAGTTGCTGGTAGTATCATATTGGTTGCAGGCGAACCAGGAATTGGAAAAAGTACCTTATTTCTTCAAAACGTACTCAAATTAAATCAAATCAAATCACTATATATAAGTGGTGAAGAAAGCGCTTCGCAAATAAAAATGCGAGCAGATAGATTAAGCATTAAAAATGACAATTTTTATTTACTCACAGAAACTTCGACACAAGCGATATTTAAAGAAATAAAAAACATACAACCCAATTTAGTCATAGTAGATTCTATTCAAACGATGGAAAGCAATCTATTAGAAGCATCTCCAGGTAGTATCTCTCAAATACGCGAAACAGCTGCAGAGTTTCAAAGGTTTGCTAAAGAAACCGGAACTCCTGTTTTTCTAATAGGCCATATAACAAAAGAGGGAAGTATTGCTGGGCCCAAAATATTAGAGCACATGGTAGATGTGGTGCTTCAATTTGAAGGAGATCGACATTATAGTTATCGTATACTTCGTACATTCAAAAATAGATTTGGGAATACTTCCGAATTGGGTATTTATGAAATGAGTGGAGCCGGCATGCGTGCGGTCACCAATCCATCCGAAATCTTAATTACTGAAAAAGATGAGCCTTTAAGTGGCAGTGCTATAACTGCAAGTATGGAAGGACAAAGACCATTATTAGTGGAAGTTCAAGCATTAGTGACACCAAGTGTATATGGCACGCCACAAAGAACAGTAAGCGGTTTTGATTTAAGAAGGTTACAACTCTTATTGGCTGTACTAGAAAAACGTGGAGGTTTTCAATATGGATCTAAAGATGTATTTGTAAATATTGCTGGAGGAATGAAGGTGGAAGATCCATCAATTGATTTGGCGGTAATATGTGCATTACTTTCCTCTTACGAAGACGTGCCCATTCCATCATCTATATGCTTTGCTGGCGAGGTTGGATTGAATGGAGAGATTAGAGCCGTAAACAGAATAGAACAAAGAATATCCGAAGCTGAAAAATTGGGATTTGAAAAAATTATAGTTTCCAAATACAATAGAAAATCCTTTAATATAAAGAAATTTTCCATTGAAATAATTATGCTGGGTAAAGTAGAAGAAGTATATAAATATTTCTTCTAA
- a CDS encoding M16 family metallopeptidase codes for MKKISLILIGLFSGTILLAQDVNRTKAPLPGPVPQIKLQDPAIFTLSNGITVIVVTDKKVPQISVDYAVDAGPIKEGAKAGVTSVVAAMIQEGTKLHSKAVFDSTIDQIGATYSGGSVTALSNYFEQAFGLFTEALQQPLLSESSFKKVQNQFITGAKANEKSAESMSERAVNALLYGKANPLGEFSSATTYAGLTLQDVKDAYQNYYTPSRGILTFVGDITPEKAKALSQQYLGAWTGKKVELPNLPLVASPKQTEIDIVNVPNAVQSEIKVANLVNLSKTNPDFFPVILANEILGGGSEGRLFKNLREKHGFTYGAYSSVGSGRWQSTFMAQAAVRNDKTDSAVIEFLKEIKDIRSIQPTIEELNIAKALYNGQFALGMENPARPAAYAKNILLEKLPKDFYKKFLQKINAVTPSDIQRVAQKYFNYNNTRIVITGKASDIKGKLEKLGYPVTVYNIDMDTLKQTSATVSSVKAKDVLNNYYTAIGGLDNLKAIKSLQLNGKMSVQGMDLVFEEKKLAPNWDMATVSMGGNPVMKNVFKSTSGYEMQMGKKKDLTAALLKTKNEDDKGIIEELYYLQPEFGLSEVTEEDINDTPQYKITVKLPSGKSKILYFDQKTHLITRTIQLEDGDGGAQLATSIDYSDYRTVDNIKYPFSIVTNIQTPQGSQELPIILDTVVLNAGVSEADF; via the coding sequence ATGAAAAAAATTAGTTTAATCTTAATAGGTTTATTTTCTGGAACGATACTTCTTGCACAAGATGTTAATCGTACGAAAGCTCCTTTGCCTGGTCCCGTTCCCCAAATCAAACTCCAAGATCCTGCGATATTTACTTTGAGTAATGGCATTACTGTAATTGTAGTTACGGATAAAAAAGTGCCTCAGATAAGTGTAGATTATGCAGTCGATGCTGGTCCGATCAAAGAAGGTGCAAAAGCTGGCGTTACTTCTGTCGTTGCTGCGATGATCCAAGAAGGAACGAAATTGCATTCCAAAGCCGTATTTGATTCTACCATTGATCAGATTGGTGCAACTTATTCAGGTGGCAGTGTAACTGCGTTGAGCAATTATTTTGAGCAAGCATTTGGCTTGTTTACCGAAGCTTTGCAGCAGCCATTATTGTCAGAAAGTTCCTTTAAAAAAGTTCAAAATCAATTCATTACTGGAGCTAAAGCAAATGAAAAAAGTGCGGAATCCATGAGTGAACGTGCTGTCAATGCATTGCTTTACGGAAAAGCAAATCCTTTGGGCGAGTTTTCTTCGGCAACTACTTATGCTGGATTGACATTGCAAGATGTAAAAGATGCTTACCAAAATTATTATACGCCTTCACGTGGTATTTTGACTTTCGTAGGAGATATCACACCAGAAAAAGCAAAAGCGCTTAGTCAACAATATTTGGGAGCATGGACTGGTAAAAAAGTCGAATTACCCAATTTGCCTTTAGTCGCAAGTCCAAAACAAACAGAAATTGATATCGTAAATGTGCCTAATGCGGTACAATCCGAAATTAAAGTGGCCAACTTGGTGAATTTGTCTAAAACCAATCCAGATTTTTTCCCAGTTATTTTGGCAAATGAAATTTTAGGTGGTGGTTCCGAGGGACGATTGTTCAAAAATCTGCGTGAAAAACATGGATTTACATATGGCGCTTATTCGAGTGTAGGTTCGGGTCGCTGGCAATCGACATTTATGGCTCAAGCTGCTGTGCGCAATGACAAAACGGATAGTGCGGTGATAGAATTTTTGAAAGAGATTAAAGATATCCGCTCGATACAGCCAACAATTGAAGAATTAAATATAGCTAAAGCGCTATACAATGGTCAATTTGCTTTGGGAATGGAAAATCCTGCACGCCCAGCAGCATATGCCAAGAATATTTTGCTAGAAAAACTTCCGAAGGATTTTTACAAAAAATTTCTACAAAAAATTAATGCGGTAACTCCGTCAGATATACAAAGAGTCGCGCAGAAATATTTTAATTATAACAATACACGTATCGTTATCACTGGAAAAGCTAGTGATATTAAAGGCAAATTGGAGAAATTGGGTTATCCTGTAACAGTTTACAATATCGATATGGATACCTTGAAGCAAACTTCTGCGACAGTGTCTTCCGTGAAGGCAAAAGATGTGTTGAATAATTATTATACCGCCATTGGTGGTTTGGATAATTTGAAAGCTATTAAATCTTTGCAATTGAATGGCAAAATGTCTGTGCAAGGGATGGATTTGGTATTTGAGGAAAAGAAATTAGCGCCTAATTGGGATATGGCAACCGTATCGATGGGCGGTAATCCGGTGATGAAAAATGTATTCAAAAGTACTTCTGGATATGAAATGCAAATGGGCAAAAAGAAAGATTTGACTGCTGCATTATTAAAAACTAAAAATGAAGATGATAAAGGAATCATTGAAGAATTATATTATTTGCAACCAGAATTTGGTTTGAGTGAGGTGACAGAGGAAGACATCAATGATACGCCACAGTATAAAATCACCGTAAAATTGCCTTCTGGAAAGTCTAAGATTTTATATTTTGATCAAAAGACGCATCTCATAACAAGAACAATTCAATTGGAAGATGGTGATGGAGGCGCACAATTAGCAACCTCTATTGATTATAGTGATTATAGAACGGTCGATAATATTAAATATCCATTTTCTATCGTTACGAATATACAGACACCACAAGGAAGTCAAGAATTACCAATTATTTTGGATACAGTTGTTCTCAATGCAGGAGTGAGCGAAGCTGATTTTTAG
- a CDS encoding M16 family metallopeptidase, with the protein MIRKKVFGLSFALFATAFGLKGFSQKVDFKEYDLKNGLHVVLHDNKTAPDVAVSVMYHVGSKNEVKGRTGFAHFFEHLLFEGSDNIKRGEFMKIVAANGGQNNANTTQDRTFYYEVLPANQLKLGLWLESERMMHPVINDIGVNTQREVVKEEKRMRVDNQPYGQFMAVVFSKMFTNHPYHWVPIGSMEDINNAKLSEFKDFFKKFYVPNNAVLSISGDINIPETEAWVKSYFESIPKGAEVVQPAIEEAPITKEMIDTAYDPNIQIPAIFTAYRVPGENTKDAVTLSLLTSLLSKGESSRFNKYIKDQKAEALEVTAFNYTLEDYGLYINLALPSGNVPLDTLLNDMDAQVKDVQTNLITDAEFKKLQVQAETDFVNSNNRNIGIAENLADGYTFYKKNTGHVNDILTEIRSVTKEDIRNAARKYLNQNQRLVLYYLPKASK; encoded by the coding sequence ATGATTCGAAAAAAAGTGTTCGGACTTTCTTTTGCTTTGTTTGCAACAGCCTTTGGTTTAAAAGGTTTTAGCCAAAAAGTTGACTTTAAAGAATATGATCTGAAAAATGGACTACACGTTGTTTTGCATGATAACAAAACGGCGCCAGATGTTGCGGTTTCTGTAATGTATCATGTCGGTTCCAAAAATGAAGTAAAAGGAAGAACTGGATTTGCCCACTTTTTCGAACATTTATTGTTTGAAGGTTCGGATAATATCAAGCGTGGAGAGTTTATGAAAATTGTCGCAGCGAATGGCGGACAAAATAACGCCAATACCACGCAAGATCGTACGTTCTATTACGAAGTATTGCCTGCCAATCAGTTGAAATTGGGACTTTGGTTGGAAAGTGAGCGCATGATGCACCCAGTTATCAATGATATCGGAGTAAATACACAGCGGGAAGTAGTGAAAGAGGAAAAAAGAATGCGCGTCGATAATCAACCTTATGGACAATTTATGGCGGTGGTTTTTTCCAAAATGTTTACTAATCATCCTTATCATTGGGTTCCTATTGGATCTATGGAAGATATCAATAATGCCAAATTATCCGAATTCAAAGATTTTTTCAAAAAATTCTATGTTCCTAATAATGCAGTGTTGAGTATTTCGGGTGATATTAATATTCCAGAAACGGAAGCTTGGGTAAAAAGTTATTTTGAGTCGATACCAAAAGGAGCTGAAGTAGTACAACCTGCCATTGAAGAAGCGCCGATTACTAAGGAAATGATCGATACCGCCTACGATCCTAATATCCAAATACCTGCAATATTCACAGCGTATCGTGTTCCTGGAGAAAATACAAAAGATGCAGTCACTTTGAGTCTATTGACCTCATTATTATCAAAAGGTGAAAGTTCTCGTTTTAATAAATATATCAAAGACCAAAAAGCGGAAGCGCTTGAAGTAACTGCATTTAATTATACTTTAGAAGATTACGGTTTATATATCAATCTGGCTTTGCCAAGTGGAAATGTACCTTTGGATACTTTGCTAAATGATATGGATGCACAAGTCAAAGATGTACAGACAAATTTGATCACTGACGCAGAATTTAAAAAGTTGCAAGTGCAAGCGGAAACCGATTTTGTAAATAGTAATAACCGAAATATTGGGATTGCAGAGAATTTAGCAGATGGTTATACATTTTACAAAAAAAATACGGGTCATGTCAATGATATCCTTACAGAAATAAGATCTGTTACAAAAGAGGATATCAGAAATGCTGCAAGGAAATATCTCAATCAAAATCAAAGATTGGTACTTTATTATTTACCTAAAGCAAGCAAATAA
- the dut gene encoding dUTP diphosphatase — translation MKNITVKIINKSNNELPKYATEGASGLDLRANLDAPIVLKPMQRTLVPTGLFLELPEGHEAQIRPRSGLAIKQGITCLNTPGTIDADYRGELKVILINLSEETQTINHSDRIAQMVIQQVSQVILYEVKEISETVRGEGGFGHTGKI, via the coding sequence ATGAAAAATATTACAGTTAAAATTATCAATAAATCCAATAACGAATTACCTAAATATGCTACAGAAGGCGCTTCTGGCCTTGATTTAAGAGCTAATTTGGATGCACCAATTGTCTTAAAACCGATGCAAAGGACTTTGGTTCCCACAGGTTTATTTTTAGAATTGCCAGAAGGGCATGAAGCGCAAATTAGACCAAGAAGTGGGTTAGCAATTAAGCAAGGAATTACTTGTCTTAATACGCCTGGCACAATTGATGCAGACTACAGAGGAGAGTTAAAAGTTATTTTAATAAATCTGTCCGAAGAGACGCAAACAATTAATCATAGTGATAGAATCGCCCAAATGGTGATACAACAAGTGTCGCAAGTAATTTTGTATGAAGTAAAAGAAATTAGCGAAACGGTGCGTGGTGAAGGCGGATTTGGACATACTGGAAAAATATAA
- a CDS encoding NAD(P)-dependent oxidoreductase gives MKIIAFETRNDESEYFAAVEKEKGIELKLIPQRLTIANKNLLEGFQGVSILGHSEVNIEMLDTMKSYGISRLSTRTIGLNHIDVNYAKSIGIEVTNSTYDPACVAEFAIMMMLMSLRKYKQAMFRANVNDYSLKGLQGKELKNCKVGIIGTGGIGLEVIKILNGFGCEVLAYSPSLKKKNNLGGLASVVDYDALLQESDIISLHLPLNDNTHHMINQQAIDKMKDGVILINCSRGGLMDVNGLIRGIETRKISALALDVFENESEIYHFDRRLDIISNKDMAYLRQFPNVIMTQHIAFYTESSIESMVRVSLDNLTK, from the coding sequence GTGAAAATTATTGCATTTGAAACTAGAAATGATGAATCTGAATATTTTGCGGCAGTTGAAAAAGAGAAAGGTATTGAGTTGAAATTAATACCACAAAGATTGACGATTGCTAATAAGAATCTATTGGAAGGTTTTCAAGGTGTGAGTATTCTCGGGCATAGTGAGGTAAATATAGAAATGTTAGATACTATGAAATCTTATGGCATTTCTAGATTATCTACGCGAACTATTGGTTTGAATCATATTGATGTAAATTATGCCAAATCTATCGGAATTGAAGTGACAAATTCCACTTATGATCCAGCTTGTGTCGCTGAGTTTGCGATAATGATGATGCTGATGTCTTTACGTAAATATAAACAAGCCATGTTTCGAGCGAATGTCAATGATTATTCCTTGAAAGGTTTGCAAGGGAAAGAATTGAAAAATTGTAAAGTAGGAATTATTGGTACTGGTGGCATAGGACTAGAAGTTATTAAAATATTAAATGGGTTTGGATGTGAAGTTTTGGCGTATTCCCCTAGTTTGAAGAAAAAAAATAACTTGGGTGGATTAGCAAGCGTTGTAGACTATGATGCGTTGTTACAAGAGTCTGATATCATCTCCTTACATCTGCCTTTAAACGATAATACGCATCATATGATAAATCAACAGGCTATTGATAAAATGAAAGATGGTGTTATTTTGATCAATTGTTCACGTGGCGGATTGATGGATGTAAATGGTTTAATTCGTGGAATCGAAACTAGAAAAATTTCCGCATTAGCTTTAGATGTATTTGAAAATGAATCTGAGATTTACCATTTTGATCGAAGATTAGATATTATTTCAAATAAAGATATGGCTTATTTACGTCAATTTCCCAATGTAATTATGACACAACATATTGCATTTTATACGGAATCTTCTATTGAAAGTATGGTGCGTGTGAGTTTGGATAATTTGACTAAATAA
- the hisG gene encoding ATP phosphoribosyltransferase, whose protein sequence is MSSNEISSLIEEKNVLRLAIQKSGRLHDDSMKLLKECGIDISNGINKLKSEAANFPIELYFLRDDDIPQYVEDGVADIGFVGENVVFEKKKSVEITEKLGFGKCRLSFAVRKGEEFGGATSLQGKRIATSYPVLVQDYLDKYNVKADIQEISGSVEIAPGIGLADVICDLVSSGSTLFMNGLKEADVILQSQAVLITNQNITPIKRAILESLIFRIQAVRKAKNNKYVLMNAPNEALPEIEKLLPGMKSPTILPLAVEGWSSIHVVLSETQFWEIVQDLKKLGAEGILVLPIEKMVL, encoded by the coding sequence ATGAGCTCAAATGAAATTTCTTCTCTAATAGAAGAAAAAAATGTTTTAAGATTGGCAATTCAAAAATCAGGAAGATTGCACGACGACTCTATGAAATTGTTGAAAGAGTGCGGCATCGATATTAGCAATGGCATCAACAAATTAAAAAGTGAAGCGGCTAACTTTCCTATAGAATTATATTTTTTACGTGATGATGATATTCCTCAGTATGTAGAAGATGGTGTGGCTGATATTGGTTTCGTCGGGGAAAATGTAGTATTTGAAAAAAAGAAATCCGTTGAGATTACTGAGAAATTAGGATTTGGAAAATGCCGTCTGTCTTTCGCTGTTAGAAAAGGAGAGGAGTTTGGCGGAGCGACTAGCCTACAAGGCAAAAGAATTGCGACAAGTTATCCCGTTTTGGTACAGGATTATTTAGATAAATATAATGTAAAAGCCGATATTCAAGAGATCAGCGGAAGTGTAGAAATCGCTCCTGGTATAGGTTTGGCAGATGTTATCTGTGATTTGGTTAGTAGCGGTTCTACTTTATTTATGAATGGTTTGAAAGAAGCGGATGTGATCCTACAATCTCAAGCAGTGTTGATTACCAACCAAAATATTACGCCAATCAAACGCGCAATTTTGGAATCATTAATTTTCAGAATTCAAGCGGTTAGAAAAGCAAAAAATAACAAATACGTTTTGATGAATGCGCCAAATGAAGCGCTTCCTGAGATTGAAAAATTACTTCCCGGTATGAAAAGTCCAACGATTTTGCCTTTGGCTGTAGAGGGTTGGAGCAGTATTCACGTAGTATTAAGTGAAACTCAATTTTGGGAAATTGTTCAAGATTTGAAAAAATTGGGTGCAGAAGGTATATTGGTATTGCCTATTGAAAAAATGGTACTATAA
- the hisC gene encoding histidinol-phosphate transaminase, translating into MAFNLNSLVKENILKLAPYSSARDEFSGDAKVFLDANENSFGSPLNRNYNRYPDPHQKQLKKKLATIKNVEANQIFLGNGSDECIDLLYRCFCKSGVDNVIICPPTYGMYEVSANINEVDLKRVDLDENFQLRLAEIENAIDANTKLIWICSPNNPSGNLLNEADIKTLLSKFSGIVVVDEAYIDFTNSVSFNQYLSQYPNLVVMQTFSKAWGLAGLRLGMAFASMEIIAIMDKVKPPYNINQVTQELALQALENENQMLEMQSEIVTLRQSLAETLLQLPMVDTVYPSDANFLLVKVKDPAGLYQFLIDKGLVVRDRHKVILCDGCLRITIGTLSENEELINLMHEASI; encoded by the coding sequence ATGGCTTTTAATTTAAATAGTTTAGTTAAAGAGAATATTCTCAAATTGGCGCCTTATTCTTCTGCTCGAGATGAATTTTCAGGCGACGCCAAGGTTTTTTTGGACGCAAATGAAAATAGTTTTGGTTCGCCTTTGAATCGTAATTACAATCGTTATCCTGATCCACACCAAAAACAATTGAAGAAAAAATTAGCCACCATCAAGAATGTGGAGGCAAATCAAATATTTCTTGGAAATGGTAGTGATGAATGTATTGACCTTTTATACCGTTGTTTTTGTAAAAGTGGCGTGGATAATGTGATCATTTGCCCTCCAACTTATGGTATGTATGAAGTGAGTGCCAATATCAATGAGGTTGATTTGAAAAGAGTGGATTTGGATGAAAATTTCCAATTACGTTTAGCCGAAATCGAAAATGCCATTGACGCCAATACTAAATTGATCTGGATTTGCTCGCCAAATAATCCTTCGGGTAATTTATTGAACGAAGCAGATATCAAAACTTTATTATCCAAATTTTCTGGAATTGTTGTTGTGGATGAGGCATATATTGATTTTACAAATAGCGTTTCTTTCAATCAATATTTGTCCCAATATCCCAATCTTGTAGTGATGCAAACCTTTAGTAAAGCTTGGGGGTTAGCTGGTTTGCGTTTAGGGATGGCGTTTGCGTCTATGGAGATTATAGCGATTATGGATAAGGTAAAACCTCCTTATAATATTAATCAGGTTACACAAGAATTAGCATTGCAGGCTTTGGAAAATGAAAACCAAATGTTGGAAATGCAATCAGAAATTGTAACTTTAAGGCAATCTTTAGCGGAGACACTTTTGCAACTGCCTATGGTTGACACTGTTTATCCTTCAGATGCGAATTTTTTATTGGTAAAAGTTAAAGATCCAGCGGGTTTATATCAATTTTTGATAGACAAAGGATTGGTTGTGAGAGACCGTCATAAGGTTATTTTATGCGATGGCTGTTTGCGTATTACGATAGGTACACTATCCGAAAATGAGGAGTTGATCAACTTAATGCACGAAGCGTCTATCTAA
- the hisD gene encoding histidinol dehydrogenase, whose amino-acid sequence MNVYYQPNPSEWDEIIKRPTLDTTALKEKVSGVLQDIQANGDQAVLKYTSLFDQVELDNNVVTTSEIQEAVDSLPEELKAAIQKAAANIQKFHEVQLQPIEKIEVMPGIVCWRKSVGIEKVGLYIPGGSAPLFSTILMLAIPAKIAGCKEIILCSPPNKSGKLHPAILYAANLVGVTKIFKVGGVQAIGAMAFGTETIPKVSKIFGPGNQFVMCAKQLIQEAGVAIDMPAGPSEVCVLADATAVPSFVAADLLSQAEHGPDSQVFLISTDKALLDKVQTEIAKQLAVLPRKDLAEKSLNNSKLIYVDSIQDAIDLANKYAPEHLIISCENAENIGEQIINAGSIFLGNYSPESVGDYASGTNHTLPTNGYATAYSGVSVDSFVKKITFQKLETKGLEDIASTVIAMAEAEGLQAHANAVKVRIAK is encoded by the coding sequence ATGAATGTTTATTATCAACCCAATCCAAGCGAATGGGACGAAATTATTAAAAGACCAACGCTGGACACGACCGCTTTGAAAGAAAAAGTGTCTGGCGTATTACAAGATATTCAAGCAAATGGCGATCAAGCAGTATTGAAATACACGTCTTTATTTGATCAAGTTGAATTGGACAATAATGTAGTTACAACTTCCGAAATTCAAGAAGCGGTCGATTCTTTACCCGAAGAATTAAAAGCAGCCATTCAAAAAGCGGCAGCCAATATTCAAAAATTTCACGAAGTGCAATTGCAACCCATAGAAAAGATTGAGGTGATGCCGGGGATTGTATGTTGGCGTAAATCAGTTGGAATTGAGAAAGTCGGTTTATATATTCCAGGAGGATCTGCTCCTTTATTTTCTACTATATTGATGTTGGCAATTCCTGCGAAAATCGCTGGTTGCAAAGAAATTATCTTGTGTTCGCCTCCGAATAAATCAGGCAAATTGCATCCTGCGATTTTGTACGCAGCAAATTTGGTTGGCGTTACTAAAATATTCAAAGTTGGTGGTGTACAAGCGATTGGCGCGATGGCTTTTGGAACGGAAACTATTCCAAAAGTTTCTAAAATATTTGGACCGGGAAATCAATTTGTTATGTGCGCCAAACAATTAATTCAAGAGGCTGGCGTGGCGATTGATATGCCTGCTGGACCGAGTGAAGTATGCGTATTGGCGGATGCAACTGCTGTACCTAGTTTTGTGGCAGCGGATTTACTTTCTCAAGCGGAACATGGACCAGATAGTCAAGTGTTTTTGATCTCTACAGATAAAGCACTTTTAGATAAAGTTCAAACTGAAATAGCAAAGCAATTAGCAGTATTACCACGTAAAGATTTGGCGGAAAAATCTTTGAATAATAGCAAATTGATTTATGTGGATTCCATACAAGATGCGATTGATTTGGCAAATAAATATGCACCAGAACATTTGATTATTTCTTGTGAAAATGCTGAAAATATTGGCGAACAAATCATCAACGCGGGTTCTATTTTCTTGGGCAATTATTCTCCAGAAAGTGTGGGAGACTATGCGAGTGGTACGAATCATACCTTGCCGACAAATGGTTATGCAACAGCTTACAGCGGAGTGAGCGTCGATAGTTTTGTCAAAAAAATCACTTTCCAAAAATTGGAAACAAAAGGTTTGGAAGATATAGCATCTACCGTAATTGCAATGGCAGAAGCGGAAGGTTTACAAGCACATGCCAATGCGGTAAAAGTGCGTATCGCAAAATAA
- a CDS encoding DUF4292 domain-containing protein: protein MKRLNWNKWVAIGMLPVMILSCRSTKKIQQTGQNTTSQSITKDSNKIEKPIFDSMQWAKTVLDSSIGNELKYHTFSSKMSFSINSIAITQSGNASLRMANDSLIWMMLSGPFGIEGGRAKISSDSIIIMDKIHGNVMPRSIDFLQNLAQAPIDLPNMQSLLLGKYFFPTSDFKGFLLLPNKNLQLSFQNGKFYAYHELNNNGSIVKTLLTDTTRPDYQCLVEYDTYENTSNGNFPKNVTITVTGKMKMKVELKTKDYKLNENQDYPFNIPSKYSVK from the coding sequence ATGAAGCGATTGAATTGGAATAAATGGGTGGCTATTGGAATGTTGCCAGTGATGATTTTGTCTTGTAGAAGCACAAAAAAAATACAGCAAACCGGTCAAAATACTACTTCTCAAAGTATTACAAAAGACAGTAACAAAATTGAAAAGCCTATTTTCGATTCAATGCAATGGGCCAAAACAGTGTTGGATAGTTCTATTGGGAATGAGCTAAAATACCATACATTTTCAAGTAAAATGTCATTTTCTATTAATTCAATCGCAATTACGCAAAGTGGCAATGCGAGTCTTCGGATGGCCAATGATAGTTTGATTTGGATGATGCTTTCTGGACCTTTTGGTATAGAAGGTGGACGGGCTAAAATTTCTTCTGATAGTATAATAATAATGGATAAGATTCATGGTAATGTTATGCCACGGTCTATTGATTTTTTACAAAATTTAGCGCAGGCGCCGATCGATTTGCCTAATATGCAAAGCTTATTATTGGGAAAATATTTTTTCCCAACGAGTGACTTCAAAGGTTTCTTACTTTTGCCTAATAAAAATTTGCAACTTTCTTTTCAAAATGGAAAGTTCTATGCCTATCACGAGCTAAATAATAATGGGTCAATCGTCAAAACTTTGTTGACTGATACGACACGACCTGATTATCAATGCTTGGTAGAATATGACACTTATGAAAATACGTCAAATGGCAATTTCCCCAAAAATGTAACCATTACGGTAACGGGAAAAATGAAAATGAAGGTAGAATTAAAAACAAAAGATTATAAATTGAATGAAAATCAAGATTATCCATTCAATATTCCTTCAAAATATTCTGTCAAATAG